One Prolixibacteraceae bacterium DNA segment encodes these proteins:
- a CDS encoding LysE family translocator: MYLELLLKGAIIGLCASVPLGPIGVLCVQKTINKNRKAGFYAGLGAASSDTIYAIIAGFSLSYIIDLIRTHEVMFRFFGAIILIVLGWHIFQSDPSSDVQKFKKKTASYWQDYFFTFLLTFSNPLAILIFFSIFARFQMVISLDEPLVALFLIGGIFIGAMSWWYILTSVVNMFRHKFNMKNLKLGNRIAGSVIIVFAIVTLLAFWFA; this comes from the coding sequence ATGTATTTAGAATTACTTTTGAAAGGAGCCATTATCGGTTTGTGTGCTTCTGTTCCACTTGGACCAATTGGAGTGTTATGTGTCCAAAAAACAATTAATAAGAATAGAAAAGCTGGATTTTATGCCGGATTGGGAGCAGCCTCATCCGATACAATATATGCAATTATTGCAGGTTTTAGTTTGAGCTACATTATTGATCTTATCCGTACCCATGAGGTCATGTTTCGCTTTTTTGGGGCAATTATTTTAATCGTGCTAGGATGGCATATTTTCCAATCTGACCCATCCAGTGATGTACAGAAATTTAAGAAGAAGACAGCCTCTTATTGGCAGGACTATTTCTTTACTTTTCTTCTTACATTCTCAAACCCATTAGCAATCTTAATATTCTTCTCCATTTTTGCCCGTTTTCAGATGGTGATTAGTCTAGATGAGCCACTGGTTGCCCTGTTTTTAATTGGAGGTATTTTTATCGGTGCCATGTCTTGGTGGTATATCTTGACCTCTGTTGTCAATATGTTTCGTCATAAATTTAATATGAAGAACTTGAAGTTGGGAAATCGAATAGCTGGTTCTGTTATTATAGTTTTCGCTATCGTTACTTTGCTTGCATTCTGGTTTGCTTAG
- a CDS encoding acyl-CoA thioesterase, which translates to MKNYTSIHYRVCYGDTDAMGVVYYANYLRLFEIGRNELIREIFCSYQEIEQSGIMMPVVSVEAKYHRSAVFDQILEIRTSVKSLSGLKLAIETEVLDDKENVLCSGTTILTFLDRNSKRPCRVPDDFKSAIEQFMNEPNKIGFCSSNKGLT; encoded by the coding sequence ATGAAAAACTATACATCCATCCACTATAGAGTTTGTTATGGTGATACTGATGCTATGGGAGTGGTGTACTACGCAAATTATCTACGACTTTTCGAGATCGGAAGAAACGAGTTGATAAGAGAGATTTTTTGTTCATATCAAGAAATAGAGCAAAGTGGTATCATGATGCCAGTGGTTTCCGTTGAGGCAAAGTATCATCGTTCTGCTGTTTTTGATCAAATCTTGGAAATACGAACTTCCGTGAAGTCATTAAGTGGTTTGAAATTGGCTATAGAGACAGAAGTCTTAGACGATAAAGAGAATGTCCTTTGTAGTGGAACTACTATTTTGACTTTTCTAGATCGAAATAGCAAAAGACCATGTCGGGTTCCAGATGATTTTAAAAGTGCGATTGAGCAATTTATGAATGAACCAAACAAAATAGGATTTTGTAGTAGTAATAAAGGGTTAACCTAA
- a CDS encoding SDR family oxidoreductase, giving the protein MENKVVVITGASSGIGEALARTYSSKGAKIVLGARRQDRLEKLASELPSDVLCVATDVTKEEDCKNLINSAIDRFGRIDVLINNAGISMRAVFQDVQLDVLKNVMDVNFWGTVYCTKYALEHIVHSKGSIVGVISIAGYVGLPGRTGYAASKFAVRGFLDTVRIENMHKGVHVLVAAPGFTSSEIRTQALVEDGSKQGDTPRNESKMMSAERCAELIFNAVKRRKRTIIMTLVEGKFTVLLSKFFPKLLDRLTFNHMAKEPNSTFSK; this is encoded by the coding sequence ATGGAAAACAAAGTAGTAGTTATCACTGGAGCTTCTTCAGGTATTGGAGAAGCATTGGCAAGAACCTATTCAAGTAAAGGGGCAAAAATTGTATTGGGAGCAAGAAGACAAGATCGTCTGGAAAAATTGGCTTCTGAATTACCCTCTGATGTGCTATGTGTTGCTACAGATGTAACGAAAGAGGAGGATTGTAAGAACTTGATAAATTCTGCAATAGATCGATTTGGCAGAATTGATGTACTAATTAATAATGCAGGAATCTCTATGCGTGCTGTTTTTCAAGATGTTCAATTAGATGTGTTGAAGAATGTAATGGATGTGAACTTTTGGGGGACTGTTTATTGTACAAAATATGCACTAGAACATATCGTTCATAGCAAAGGATCTATTGTCGGTGTTATCTCTATCGCAGGATATGTTGGGCTTCCTGGTCGAACAGGATATGCTGCATCTAAATTTGCAGTAAGAGGATTTTTAGATACTGTTCGTATTGAAAATATGCATAAAGGAGTTCATGTACTTGTGGCTGCTCCTGGTTTTACCTCTTCTGAGATTCGCACTCAAGCTTTAGTTGAGGATGGTTCAAAACAAGGGGATACGCCTCGTAACGAAAGTAAAATGATGTCTGCAGAAAGATGTGCAGAGTTGATATTTAACGCGGTAAAGCGAAGAAAAAGAACCATTATCATGACTTTAGTTGAGGGTAAATTCACTGTATTATTATCTAAATTCTTCCCTAAGCTATTAGATCGATTGACATTCAATCATATGGCTAAAGAACCGAACTCTACATTTTCAAAATAA
- a CDS encoding RNA polymerase sigma factor, whose protein sequence is MENILFEKKLIQRKPYLYNFALKLTRSHQKTQDLIQETYFKAWKSRTLYKPQTKFKAWIFTIMRNSFINNYRKNGSHRVLFDTNQYNKLTNDKESNTNMQESILRINEINDKISELKSGVREAFLLYLEGFKYKEISTKLNLPLGTVKSRIFFARKHLSSRIKKH, encoded by the coding sequence ATGGAAAATATTCTTTTTGAAAAAAAGTTGATCCAACGGAAGCCTTATCTGTACAATTTTGCTTTAAAATTAACCCGATCACATCAAAAAACACAAGATCTTATACAGGAAACATATTTTAAAGCATGGAAAAGCAGGACACTCTACAAGCCTCAAACTAAATTTAAAGCATGGATCTTTACGATCATGAGAAATTCTTTTATCAACAATTATCGCAAGAATGGTTCTCATAGAGTACTCTTTGACACCAATCAATATAACAAGCTTACGAACGACAAAGAGAGTAACACTAATATGCAAGAGAGTATCCTTCGAATAAACGAGATTAATGACAAGATCTCAGAGTTAAAAAGTGGAGTTCGTGAAGCATTCCTACTTTACTTAGAGGGATTTAAATATAAAGAAATATCCACAAAATTGAATTTACCATTAGGAACAGTCAAAAGCAGAATATTCTTCGCAAGGAAGCACCTATCAAGTAGAATAAAGAAACATTAG
- a CDS encoding RNA polymerase sigma factor → MNLIQFQKSLLQLEDKLYYFALSLTADPERAQDLLQETYLKALTYREKFKDNTNFKAWIYTIMKNTFINDYRRNLKTKTTFDSSNNDYLLNISRDTQFPSPDSSHAEKEILKNIYRLDKEFREPFVMFLNGFKYKEIAVKLGLPLGTVKSRIFFTRKKLEKWLKEYSK, encoded by the coding sequence ATGAACCTTATCCAATTCCAAAAATCTCTACTTCAACTAGAGGACAAGTTATATTATTTTGCCCTAAGTCTAACGGCAGATCCGGAGAGAGCACAAGATCTTCTTCAAGAAACCTATCTTAAAGCGCTAACGTATAGAGAAAAGTTTAAAGACAACACCAACTTTAAAGCTTGGATCTATACAATCATGAAGAACACGTTTATTAATGACTATCGGAGAAACCTAAAAACCAAAACTACTTTCGATAGCAGTAATAATGACTATCTATTAAATATCTCTAGAGACACACAATTTCCAAGTCCGGACTCTTCCCATGCAGAAAAAGAAATTTTAAAAAATATCTATCGTTTGGACAAGGAATTTAGGGAACCGTTCGTTATGTTCTTGAATGGCTTTAAATACAAAGAGATTGCAGTCAAGCTTGGTCTGCCTCTTGGTACTGTTAAAAGTCGAATATTTTTTACACGAAAAAAATTAGAAAAATGGCTAAAAGAGTATTCAAAATAA
- a CDS encoding sigma-70 family RNA polymerase sigma factor has protein sequence MTTLEFKENLLQLKDNLYFFAVKLTSDPTKAQDLLQETFLKALLYRTKFRPDTNFKAWVFTIMKNNYINDFRKQSKINRAFEQSEDINIQKDFYSPSPEAIKAEKDIHKAINSLEDEVREPLVLFINGYHYKEISVMLKLPIGTVKSRIHFSRKKLSKLLADYKYKD, from the coding sequence ATGACAACTTTAGAATTTAAAGAAAACCTTTTACAGCTTAAAGACAATCTCTATTTTTTTGCAGTGAAGCTAACGTCTGATCCTACGAAAGCCCAAGATCTATTACAAGAAACCTTTCTCAAAGCGCTACTTTATCGGACCAAATTTCGTCCTGACACCAACTTCAAAGCATGGGTCTTTACCATCATGAAGAATAACTACATTAACGATTTTAGAAAACAATCGAAGATTAACAGAGCTTTTGAACAATCAGAGGATATTAATATTCAAAAGGACTTTTATTCGCCAAGCCCAGAAGCGATAAAAGCAGAAAAGGATATCCACAAAGCAATAAATAGTTTAGAAGACGAAGTGAGAGAACCTCTCGTTCTTTTTATTAATGGATACCACTATAAAGAGATATCTGTCATGTTAAAACTTCCTATTGGGACAGTGAAAAGTAGGATTCATTTTTCACGCAAGAAGCTATCAAAGCTTCTTGCGGATTATAAATACAAAGATTAG
- a CDS encoding aminopeptidase P family protein — MNIYSSRISALRDEMKKRRLDAYVVYYSDPHLSEYMHDHFKLREWLTGFTGSYGFVVITLNDAALWTDSRYTVQAKIQLSGLDIEQIQDRTPDTPLYTDWLSQKIEENSRVGYDAQLISAKEFASVCKPSSFVWVDSGDIFETIASDIIPLTFNPILLHDIAYCGESRDRKIESVREFMQSYNMDYYLVSALDEIAWLLNLRGNDIEYNPVFYSYVIVSREEVTLYTGSDIDVKHFGNLKVSVKPYNTYFTDLNHLTGVVGYDPTKSTQKTIASLKENRIEADSPITLKKSIKNETEIHGAIQAHLEDGKALIAFWKWLEEHAQDGFTEYEIGEKLHQFRAKSSLFVQDSFAPIVGYQENGAIVHYSASKDSKKIVGSGLLLIDSGGQYYVGTTDITRTFAIGEVRDVMKRDYTNVLKGVIALSEAIFPKGYSGCHLDILARTALLKNRTNYGHGTGHGVGSFLNVHEGPMSIRPDYNNQPLQKGQVLSNEPGIYIEGAYGIRIENLVYVKEDISNEFGDFLSFQTLTMFPLELKLIDKELLTHNEVLWINNYHESVKESLLKLGLEADQEAFLLKKTASI; from the coding sequence ATGAATATATATTCTTCCCGTATAAGCGCTTTAAGAGATGAGATGAAAAAGCGTAGATTAGATGCATATGTAGTTTACTATTCCGATCCTCATTTGAGTGAATACATGCATGATCACTTCAAATTGCGTGAATGGCTGACTGGTTTTACAGGTTCTTATGGCTTTGTAGTAATCACCCTAAATGATGCTGCTCTTTGGACTGACTCTAGATATACTGTACAGGCAAAAATACAATTATCAGGCTTAGACATTGAACAGATACAGGATCGAACTCCTGACACTCCATTATATACCGATTGGTTGTCTCAAAAGATTGAAGAAAACTCTCGTGTAGGTTATGATGCACAATTAATTTCAGCCAAAGAATTTGCAAGTGTATGTAAACCTTCCTCTTTTGTATGGGTTGATAGTGGCGATATTTTTGAAACTATTGCATCAGATATTATCCCTCTAACTTTTAATCCAATATTACTTCATGATATCGCTTATTGTGGAGAGAGTCGTGATCGTAAAATAGAATCGGTTAGAGAGTTTATGCAATCTTATAACATGGATTACTATTTAGTCAGTGCATTGGATGAAATTGCATGGCTGTTAAATCTTAGAGGTAATGATATTGAGTATAATCCTGTTTTTTATTCTTATGTAATTGTCTCTAGAGAGGAGGTTACCCTATACACAGGGTCAGATATCGATGTGAAACACTTTGGGAACCTGAAGGTATCTGTAAAACCGTATAATACATATTTTACAGATCTAAATCATCTTACTGGTGTCGTTGGCTATGATCCAACTAAGTCAACCCAAAAAACGATTGCTTCGCTAAAAGAGAATCGTATAGAAGCAGACTCTCCAATTACTTTGAAGAAGTCTATTAAAAATGAGACAGAGATTCATGGAGCTATCCAAGCACATCTAGAAGATGGGAAAGCGTTAATCGCTTTCTGGAAATGGCTTGAGGAGCATGCCCAAGATGGTTTTACGGAGTATGAAATAGGAGAGAAGCTGCATCAGTTTAGAGCCAAATCTTCCTTGTTCGTTCAAGATAGTTTTGCTCCTATTGTAGGGTATCAAGAGAATGGGGCCATTGTCCATTATAGTGCCTCTAAAGATAGTAAGAAGATTGTTGGTTCTGGATTGCTTTTGATCGACTCAGGAGGACAGTATTATGTTGGAACAACTGATATCACGAGAACTTTTGCTATAGGAGAGGTTCGTGATGTAATGAAAAGAGACTATACCAATGTACTAAAAGGAGTGATTGCTCTTTCTGAAGCCATCTTCCCTAAAGGATATTCAGGCTGTCATCTTGATATTCTTGCAAGAACAGCACTTTTGAAAAATAGAACCAATTATGGTCATGGGACAGGTCATGGTGTGGGTAGTTTCTTAAATGTTCATGAAGGACCGATGTCTATCAGACCTGATTATAACAATCAACCTCTACAAAAAGGACAAGTTCTATCAAACGAACCTGGAATTTATATCGAAGGAGCTTATGGAATACGAATTGAAAATCTTGTCTATGTGAAAGAGGATATCTCTAATGAATTTGGTGATTTTCTCTCTTTTCAAACATTAACAATGTTTCCTTTAGAGTTGAAATTAATAGATAAAGAACTATTGACCCATAATGAGGTTTTATGGATCAATAATTATCATGAATCAGTTAAAGAATCGCTTCTAAAACTTGGTTTAGAAGCCGATCAAGAAGCGTTCTTATTGAAAAAAACGGCTTCGATCTAA
- a CDS encoding prolyl oligopeptidase family serine peptidase produces MNRIFTCIVALLLSQQLSVAQDKNTETKPWNIANLGVVHLPAFSSQGDINFKKTTFKKVLPTNHTAFDQISNNATLPWTRVQEESVASNIKKKNNLYLLETNINCHRWSDSKLELTVNNPVKVYLDQKMVKSYEDTAKTTLSIPMKLTLGGHHLTVVMANYQEAPLFTSTLKVDDSKLAYATTNSSYKRVLSLSDLLDGTKIVGASISPSGKYYRFILNDMKDGKSHYRYQIRELKTNRVVKEWRYESLVSWRWVKNSDLIVYGKKSTKGYDILSYNPVTSETKLVYEGIEKLYSFYISDNFHRIIYSKKTNKEKKTDLKRIYTPDDRIAGYRNRYGLRMIDLNSLQDIQLTSGYLTTSLQDISNDGKKILFSTVQQDCDAFPFYRTKVYEMNLNTFKLDTLYNEADGGISVNYTPDDSKLLVQAGATVFKGIGKNIQTSFKPNSYDSQLFLWNRTTKKVTPITKNFDPSIDSYTWTDKTNLYLLASNKDKKSLYHYDLKKNHFEELPTDIDVISQFSINKKGNQIIYYGSSITKDKEVYLYNIKSKKNRCIAKSANVTNEHLLLGKTEEFNFKNHNNVDISGRVYYPPYYDKTKKYPVIVYYYGGTSPTVRSFGGRYPKNLWAARGYMVYVLQPSGATGFGQNFSSYHVNGWGKDAIEDIIAGTKQFLKAHPSADAKNVGCIGASYGGFTTMMLQTRTDIFKTAISHAGISDITSYWGEGYWGYSYSTVAAAGSYPWNNKDLFVKQSPLYRADKFKNSILLIHGTADTNVPVGESKQYYLALKLLKKDAEMVLVDGENHWIMDYKKRKQWHQTIVSWFDFKLKGEKEQWESLYPAKQL; encoded by the coding sequence ATGAATAGAATCTTTACGTGTATTGTAGCACTACTACTATCACAACAACTCTCCGTTGCTCAGGATAAAAATACAGAGACAAAACCTTGGAACATCGCGAATCTTGGGGTTGTACATCTTCCTGCATTTAGTTCTCAAGGAGACATCAATTTCAAAAAGACTACTTTTAAAAAGGTACTCCCAACAAATCACACTGCCTTTGATCAAATTTCAAACAATGCAACACTACCATGGACACGGGTTCAAGAGGAAAGTGTCGCTTCAAATATCAAGAAAAAAAACAATCTATACCTTCTTGAAACAAATATCAACTGTCACAGATGGAGTGATTCGAAATTAGAGTTAACTGTAAATAACCCCGTGAAGGTTTATTTAGATCAAAAAATGGTGAAAAGTTATGAAGATACAGCTAAAACAACCCTCTCCATTCCAATGAAACTTACACTTGGAGGTCATCACCTTACAGTAGTAATGGCTAATTACCAAGAAGCACCTCTATTTACCTCAACACTTAAGGTGGACGATTCAAAATTAGCATATGCTACTACGAATTCAAGCTATAAGAGAGTCCTTTCTCTATCAGATCTTTTAGATGGAACAAAGATAGTAGGAGCATCGATCTCTCCTTCTGGTAAATACTACCGTTTTATTTTGAATGATATGAAAGATGGGAAATCTCACTATCGTTATCAAATCAGAGAGTTGAAAACAAATCGTGTAGTAAAAGAGTGGAGATACGAATCATTGGTAAGCTGGAGATGGGTTAAAAATAGCGACCTAATTGTTTATGGAAAGAAGTCAACAAAAGGTTATGACATCCTTAGCTATAATCCAGTAACCTCCGAAACAAAATTGGTATATGAGGGGATTGAAAAGCTATATAGCTTCTATATTTCTGATAATTTCCATCGTATCATTTATAGTAAAAAAACAAATAAGGAGAAGAAGACAGATCTTAAAAGAATCTACACACCAGACGATCGAATTGCGGGGTATAGAAATCGATATGGTTTAAGAATGATTGATCTAAATTCATTGCAAGACATTCAACTGACCTCAGGGTACCTTACCACCTCTTTGCAAGATATTAGTAATGATGGAAAGAAGATACTCTTCTCTACTGTTCAGCAAGATTGTGATGCCTTCCCTTTTTATCGAACCAAGGTATACGAAATGAACCTCAACACATTTAAACTAGATACTCTATACAATGAGGCAGACGGAGGTATAAGTGTAAACTATACACCAGATGATTCGAAGCTTCTTGTTCAGGCGGGTGCAACTGTATTTAAGGGAATCGGAAAGAATATTCAAACTAGTTTCAAGCCAAACAGTTACGACTCGCAACTATTTCTTTGGAATCGTACCACGAAGAAAGTAACTCCAATTACTAAGAACTTTGATCCTTCTATTGATAGCTACACGTGGACAGACAAAACAAATCTGTATCTTCTTGCAAGCAATAAGGATAAAAAAAGTCTTTATCATTACGACCTAAAGAAGAATCACTTCGAAGAATTACCAACAGATATAGATGTTATTTCTCAATTTAGTATAAACAAAAAAGGAAATCAAATCATCTATTACGGTTCTAGTATCACTAAAGATAAAGAGGTATATCTTTACAATATAAAGAGCAAGAAGAATCGATGTATTGCGAAGAGTGCAAATGTTACCAACGAACATCTACTTCTAGGAAAGACAGAGGAGTTCAATTTCAAAAACCATAACAACGTAGATATATCTGGGCGTGTTTATTACCCTCCATATTACGACAAAACAAAGAAGTATCCTGTTATTGTCTATTACTATGGCGGGACATCGCCTACTGTTAGATCATTTGGGGGAAGATATCCTAAGAACTTATGGGCTGCACGAGGCTACATGGTGTATGTACTTCAACCTAGTGGAGCTACTGGCTTTGGTCAAAACTTCTCTTCTTATCACGTAAATGGATGGGGAAAAGATGCCATTGAAGATATTATCGCAGGAACAAAACAATTTCTAAAAGCTCATCCATCAGCCGATGCCAAAAATGTAGGGTGCATAGGTGCGAGTTATGGTGGATTTACAACCATGATGCTACAGACACGTACAGATATATTCAAAACAGCAATATCACATGCTGGGATTAGCGACATTACGAGTTATTGGGGCGAAGGTTATTGGGGATATAGTTACAGCACCGTTGCGGCTGCAGGAAGTTATCCTTGGAATAATAAAGACCTATTTGTAAAACAAAGTCCACTTTACAGAGCAGATAAATTTAAAAATTCGATTCTACTAATTCATGGTACAGCTGACACCAATGTTCCCGTTGGAGAGAGTAAGCAGTACTATCTAGCACTAAAATTACTAAAGAAAGATGCAGAGATGGTTTTGGTAGATGGAGAAAATCACTGGATTATGGATTACAAGAAACGTAAACAATGGCACCAAACAATTGTATCTTGGTTCGACTTCAAACTAAAAGGAGAGAAAGAACAATGGGAGTCACTATACCCAGCTAAACAATTATAA
- the nfo gene encoding deoxyribonuclease IV, with protein MTKYIGAHVSAAGGVENAPLNAAKLGATSFALFTKNQRQWAAKPFTQEQIEKFKQNCKDAGYTPSQILPHDSYLINLGHPEQTALEKSRNAFLDELQRCEQLGLDRLNFHPGSHLKKISEEECMDRIAESINWALKQTSGVCAVIENTAGQGSNMGFKFEHLAYIIDRVEDKTRVGVCIDTCHAFTSGYDLSSRDAASETFDLFGEIVGFKYLKGMHLNDSKKELGTRVDRHESLGKGFIGMDAFDYIMKSERFEEIPMVLETPNSDIWTEEIAQLKEMVR; from the coding sequence ATGACAAAATATATTGGAGCACATGTGAGTGCAGCAGGAGGGGTTGAGAATGCACCTCTCAATGCTGCAAAATTGGGCGCAACCTCTTTTGCTCTTTTTACAAAGAATCAAAGACAATGGGCTGCAAAACCATTTACACAAGAACAGATTGAAAAGTTTAAACAGAATTGTAAGGATGCAGGATATACTCCTTCACAAATCTTGCCTCATGATAGCTATTTAATCAATTTAGGTCATCCTGAACAAACAGCGTTGGAGAAGTCTCGTAATGCTTTTTTAGATGAACTTCAGCGTTGTGAACAGCTAGGACTTGATCGTTTGAACTTTCATCCAGGAAGCCATCTGAAGAAGATTTCTGAAGAGGAGTGTATGGATCGTATTGCAGAATCTATCAATTGGGCTCTAAAACAAACTAGTGGTGTCTGTGCAGTGATTGAAAATACAGCGGGGCAAGGTTCGAATATGGGCTTCAAATTTGAGCATTTGGCGTATATTATTGATCGTGTAGAAGATAAGACTAGAGTTGGTGTATGTATTGATACTTGTCATGCTTTTACCTCTGGTTACGACTTATCAAGTAGAGATGCTGCAAGCGAAACATTCGATCTCTTTGGTGAAATCGTTGGGTTCAAATATCTTAAAGGGATGCATCTAAATGACTCAAAAAAGGAACTAGGAACTCGTGTGGATAGACATGAATCTCTTGGTAAAGGATTTATTGGAATGGATGCTTTCGATTATATTATGAAGTCTGAACGATTCGAAGAGATACCTATGGTTCTTGAAACACCTAATTCGGATATATGGACAGAGGAGATTGCTCAATTGAAGGAGATGGTGAGATGA
- a CDS encoding DEAD/DEAH box helicase: protein MRFEDLNLSNPILNALNEREFTTPTPIQERVFSKFMSGVDFLGIAQTGTGKTLAYLLPALRLWKFTKSPLPQVLIVVPTRELVIQVVEEIEKLTPYMNVHPVGVYGGANINTQAQTIMQGLDFLVATPGRLLDLILNGVLNTKNIRKFIIDEVDEMLDLGFRPQLTRLMDLLPEQRQNVMFSATMTEEVETFIQEYFGAVDRVEAAPVGTPLANINQTLYEIPNFNTKRNLLRILLENDEMKKVMIFVSNKRMADTLYDELIIDYPEVLGVIHSNKAQNNRFNTVKDFKEDRLQYLIATDVVARGIDIEGVTHVINFDIPEVPENYMHRIGRTGRADKRGESIAFVGDRERDFMAAVETFMSKKVDRVPNPEDLVYSDVLVDAEKPVIKMKNIFVKQKKREVGPAFHEKKLKNQKVNMKKTRAEKMKEKYKKPKTRGQKQ, encoded by the coding sequence ATGAGATTCGAAGATCTTAATTTAAGTAATCCTATACTTAATGCTCTAAACGAAAGAGAATTTACAACCCCAACTCCAATACAAGAAAGAGTCTTTTCTAAGTTCATGTCGGGTGTTGACTTTCTTGGAATAGCTCAAACAGGAACAGGTAAAACATTGGCTTATCTTCTTCCTGCACTACGATTATGGAAGTTTACAAAAAGTCCTCTTCCTCAAGTGTTGATTGTCGTTCCTACTAGAGAACTTGTAATTCAGGTAGTAGAAGAGATTGAGAAACTAACTCCTTATATGAATGTCCATCCTGTTGGAGTTTATGGAGGTGCAAATATCAATACACAAGCCCAAACAATTATGCAAGGGCTCGACTTTTTAGTAGCCACTCCTGGTAGACTTTTAGATTTAATACTTAATGGGGTATTAAATACTAAGAATATTAGGAAATTTATTATTGATGAGGTCGATGAAATGTTAGATCTAGGTTTTCGTCCTCAATTGACTCGTCTTATGGATCTACTTCCTGAACAACGTCAAAATGTGATGTTTTCAGCTACGATGACCGAAGAGGTGGAGACGTTTATTCAGGAATATTTTGGTGCTGTTGATCGTGTGGAGGCTGCTCCTGTAGGTACACCATTGGCTAATATTAACCAAACGTTATACGAAATCCCTAATTTCAATACCAAAAGAAACTTATTACGTATCTTATTGGAAAATGATGAGATGAAGAAGGTGATGATCTTTGTCTCTAATAAGAGGATGGCAGATACTCTCTATGATGAGCTCATTATTGATTATCCTGAGGTATTAGGGGTGATTCACTCAAATAAGGCACAAAATAATCGTTTTAATACGGTAAAAGATTTTAAAGAGGATCGTTTACAATATCTGATTGCTACTGATGTTGTGGCTCGTGGTATTGATATTGAAGGAGTAACTCATGTTATTAATTTTGATATCCCAGAAGTCCCTGAGAATTACATGCACCGTATTGGTCGTACAGGACGTGCTGACAAACGAGGGGAATCTATTGCTTTTGTAGGAGATAGAGAGAGAGATTTCATGGCTGCTGTAGAAACTTTTATGTCGAAGAAAGTGGATAGAGTGCCAAATCCAGAAGATCTTGTCTATTCGGATGTGCTTGTCGATGCAGAGAAGCCTGTTATCAAAATGAAGAATATCTTCGTCAAACAAAAGAAAAGAGAAGTTGGTCCTGCATTCCATGAAAAGAAGCTAAAAAACCAAAAGGTTAATATGAAGAAGACCCGTGCTGAAAAGATGAAAGAGAAATATAAAAAACCAAAAACTAGAGGTCAAAAACAATAA
- a CDS encoding HD domain-containing protein, with protein MISDIVKEKIISDVKALFESQEGSHDWLHVYRVIKMAEEIGKTEKGSDSTTVFLASILHDVADRKLQIRSLDWIKKYLVDLNIDKNIIEEVLFIVEHLSFSKQQNNPVSNKSIEFKIVQDADRLDAIGAIGIARAFAFGGSKNRALYSDKEEDNDSTLHHFYQKLFKLEDLMETIKGKELAKERTAFMDHFVQTIKNECYLIK; from the coding sequence ATGATATCAGATATAGTTAAAGAGAAAATTATCTCCGATGTAAAGGCTCTTTTTGAATCACAAGAAGGGAGTCATGATTGGCTTCATGTATATAGAGTGATTAAAATGGCTGAAGAGATAGGTAAAACAGAAAAGGGAAGTGATTCAACCACTGTTTTTTTGGCATCTATTCTTCATGATGTTGCCGATAGAAAATTACAGATCCGTTCCTTAGATTGGATAAAAAAATACCTTGTCGACCTAAACATCGATAAGAATATTATCGAAGAGGTCTTATTTATTGTAGAACATCTCTCTTTTAGCAAACAACAAAATAATCCGGTAAGCAATAAAAGTATTGAATTTAAGATTGTACAGGATGCTGACAGACTAGATGCAATTGGCGCCATTGGAATTGCTAGGGCCTTTGCTTTTGGTGGGTCAAAAAACAGGGCTCTCTATAGCGACAAAGAGGAGGACAATGACTCCACACTCCATCACTTTTATCAAAAACTATTTAAGCTAGAGGACTTAATGGAAACTATAAAAGGGAAAGAACTTGCCAAAGAGAGGACCGCTTTTATGGATCATTTTGTTCAAACAATAAAAAACGAATGCTATTTAATTAAGTAA